A window of the Parabacteroides merdae ATCC 43184 genome harbors these coding sequences:
- a CDS encoding urocanate hydratase — MEVRLSNQLPVYPSFVPGIRRAPDRGYSLTPAQTETALKNALRYIPEELHEVLAPEFMEELMTRGRIYGYRYRPEGDLKAKPVDQYKGQCLEGKAFQVMIDNNLSFDIALYPYELVTYGETGQVCQNWMQYRLIKQYLEILTSEQTLVIESGHPLGLFRSKPDAPRVIITNSMMVGLFDNQKDWHIAAQMGVANYGQMTAGGWMYIGPQGIVHGTFNTLLNAGRKKLGIPQDQDLRGHLFVSSGLGGMSGAQPKAAVIAGAASIIAEVDSSRIQTRHSQGWVQHVTEDKAEAFRMAQEAMQVREPISIAYHGNIVDLLEFAEAQAIRIDLLSDQTSCHAVYEGGYCPVGISFAERTELLSHDMDRFCSLVDQSLHRHFEVIKKLVACGTYFFDYGNSFMKAIYDAGVKEISRNGIDEKDGFIWPSYVEDIMGPELFDYGYGPFRWVCLSGKHEDLVKTDQAAMDCIDPNRRGQDRDNYNWIRDAETNRLVVGTEARILYQDAEGRLNIALRFNRMVRDGEVGPIMLGRDHHDVSGTDSPFRETSNIYDGSNVMADMAVQCFAGNAARGMSLVALHNGGGVGIGKAVNGGFGMVLDGSERVDEILRSAMLWDVMGGVARRSWARNPNAMSTSAAFNENYGDWYHITLPFIPKEDLIQNSIRTSLKRKV; from the coding sequence ATGGAAGTACGCCTAAGTAACCAATTGCCGGTTTACCCATCTTTTGTTCCCGGTATCCGCCGCGCTCCTGATCGCGGCTATTCACTTACGCCTGCACAAACAGAAACGGCCTTGAAGAATGCGCTCCGTTACATTCCCGAAGAGTTGCATGAAGTGCTGGCTCCGGAGTTTATGGAAGAGTTGATGACTCGCGGCCGCATTTACGGATACCGTTATCGGCCGGAAGGAGACTTGAAAGCCAAGCCTGTCGACCAATATAAAGGGCAATGTCTGGAGGGAAAGGCTTTCCAGGTGATGATCGACAACAATCTCAGTTTCGATATCGCTCTCTATCCATACGAACTGGTCACGTATGGCGAAACCGGGCAGGTTTGCCAGAACTGGATGCAGTATCGCCTGATCAAGCAATATCTCGAAATACTGACGAGCGAGCAGACACTCGTGATCGAGTCCGGACATCCGTTGGGACTGTTCCGTTCCAAGCCGGATGCACCCCGTGTGATTATTACCAATTCCATGATGGTCGGCCTGTTCGACAATCAGAAAGACTGGCATATAGCCGCCCAGATGGGTGTCGCTAATTACGGACAGATGACCGCCGGCGGCTGGATGTATATCGGTCCGCAGGGGATTGTGCACGGGACGTTCAATACCTTATTGAATGCCGGGCGGAAGAAATTAGGCATTCCGCAGGATCAGGATTTGCGCGGGCATCTCTTTGTCTCCTCCGGTCTCGGAGGAATGAGTGGGGCACAACCGAAAGCGGCCGTTATAGCCGGTGCTGCCAGTATCATTGCAGAAGTGGACAGTTCCCGCATCCAGACCCGCCATTCGCAAGGTTGGGTTCAGCATGTGACTGAAGATAAAGCAGAAGCATTCCGTATGGCGCAGGAGGCTATGCAGGTAAGGGAACCGATTTCGATCGCTTATCATGGCAATATAGTAGACTTGTTGGAGTTTGCCGAGGCGCAGGCGATCCGGATCGATCTGCTGAGTGACCAAACTTCCTGTCATGCCGTCTATGAAGGTGGTTACTGTCCTGTCGGCATCTCCTTTGCCGAGCGTACGGAACTTCTTTCTCACGATATGGACCGGTTCTGCTCGTTGGTCGATCAATCTCTGCACCGTCATTTCGAGGTAATCAAGAAGCTTGTGGCTTGCGGCACTTACTTTTTCGACTATGGAAACTCGTTTATGAAAGCCATCTACGATGCCGGTGTAAAGGAAATTTCCCGGAACGGAATAGATGAGAAAGACGGTTTCATCTGGCCTTCCTATGTCGAGGACATTATGGGGCCGGAACTGTTCGATTATGGTTACGGGCCTTTCCGCTGGGTATGCCTGAGTGGGAAACATGAAGATCTGGTAAAGACCGACCAAGCAGCTATGGATTGCATCGATCCGAACCGGCGCGGGCAGGACAGGGATAACTACAACTGGATTCGCGATGCCGAGACAAACCGGCTTGTTGTCGGTACCGAGGCGCGCATTCTCTACCAGGATGCGGAAGGAAGATTGAATATCGCGCTCCGCTTCAACCGCATGGTGCGGGACGGAGAAGTCGGGCCGATCATGCTTGGACGTGACCATCATGATGTGAGTGGGACGGATTCGCCTTTCCGCGAAACGTCCAATATTTATGACGGAAGTAACGTCATGGCCGATATGGCTGTCCAGTGTTTTGCCGGAAATGCGGCACGGGGTATGAGCCTTGTTGCCCTTCATAATGGCGGCGGAGTCGGTATCGGGAAAGCGGTAAACGGTGGTTTCGGTATGGTGCTGGATGGAAGCGAACGGGTGGACGAAATCCTTCGTTCCGCCATGCTCTGGGATGTGATGGGAGGAGTGGCACGCCGTTCCTGGGCCAGGAATCCGAATGCCATGTCTACCAGTGCCGCCTTTAACGAAAACTATGGCGACTGGTATCATATCACGCTGCCTTTTATTCCGAAAGAAGATTTAATTCAAAATAGTATACGTACCTCTTTAAAACGCAAAGTATGA
- the ftcD gene encoding glutamate formimidoyltransferase: MSTWNKIMECVPNFSEGRDLEKIEKIVDKFRAKAGVKLLDYSNDEDHNRLVVTVVGEPEALKDALLEAIGQAVELIDLTKHSGQHPRMGAVDVVPFIPIRGCTMDEAIALSKEVGEKVAALYRVPVFLYEKSASAPHRENLAAIRKGEFEGMEAKIKQPEWKPDFGPAERHPSAGTVAIGARMPLVAYNVNLGTANLEIASSIAKKIRFIGGGLRYCKAMGVELKERGIVQVSINMTDYTRTALYRAFELVRIEARRYGVPVVGSEIIGLVPMEALIDTASYYLGLEDFSIDQVLETRIMG, from the coding sequence ATGAGTACATGGAATAAGATAATGGAATGTGTCCCCAATTTCAGTGAGGGAAGGGATTTAGAGAAAATAGAAAAGATAGTAGATAAATTTCGTGCCAAAGCCGGTGTAAAGCTGTTGGATTACAGTAATGACGAAGATCATAACCGACTGGTCGTAACGGTAGTCGGTGAACCGGAAGCTTTGAAGGACGCTTTGCTCGAAGCCATCGGACAGGCGGTGGAACTGATAGACCTCACGAAACACTCCGGGCAGCATCCGCGGATGGGAGCGGTCGATGTCGTTCCTTTTATCCCGATCAGAGGGTGTACGATGGATGAGGCGATTGCGCTCTCCAAAGAAGTGGGCGAGAAGGTGGCCGCTCTCTATCGAGTACCGGTTTTCCTGTATGAGAAGTCGGCTTCGGCTCCACACCGAGAGAACTTGGCGGCGATCCGCAAAGGTGAGTTTGAGGGTATGGAAGCAAAGATCAAGCAGCCGGAATGGAAACCTGACTTCGGGCCTGCCGAACGGCATCCATCGGCAGGGACAGTGGCGATCGGCGCCCGTATGCCGCTGGTGGCTTATAACGTCAATTTGGGCACGGCAAACCTGGAGATCGCGAGCAGTATCGCCAAAAAGATCCGCTTCATAGGTGGCGGGCTCCGCTACTGCAAGGCGATGGGAGTGGAACTGAAAGAACGCGGCATCGTGCAGGTTTCGATCAATATGACCGATTATACCCGCACCGCCCTTTATCGCGCTTTCGAGCTGGTACGCATTGAGGCACGTCGCTATGGTGTCCCAGTCGTCGGAAGCGAGATTATTGGGTTGGTTCCGATGGAGGCGTTGATTGATACGGCTTCTTACTATTTGGGACTGGAAGACTTTTCAATAGATCAGGTATTGGAAACCAGGATAATGGGATAG
- the hutI gene encoding imidazolonepropionase translates to MEDEKILIRNASQVVTCSGFEAKKGKAMSDVGIIEDGAVAVSDGIITHVGPTEEVLRQVDVGDYLEVDASGRALLPGFVDSHTHFVFGGYREEEFSWRMKGDSYMSIMERGGGIVNTMNATRNASYDDLYGDAYDRLDAMMDMGVTTVEGKSGYGLDLATELIQLRVMKELNDEHPLDVVSTFLGAHAVPPEFAGRTDAYVDYIIEGVLPHVRAEHSVTFCDVFCEQGVFSVEQSERLLKAARSQRFKLKLHADEIVSFGGAELAARLKAVSADHLLHISDTGIKRLARSGTIATLLPLTAFSLNEPYAPGRRMIDAGCAVALASDLNPGSCFSSSIPLLFALACIQMKLTPEEALTALTINGAAALGREKKVGSIDVGKKADLVLLKFPSYKFLPYHIGMNIVDTVIKDGVLYIV, encoded by the coding sequence ATGGAAGACGAAAAGATATTGATACGGAATGCGTCGCAGGTGGTGACTTGTTCTGGTTTTGAAGCGAAGAAGGGGAAGGCTATGTCCGATGTCGGGATAATCGAGGACGGGGCGGTTGCTGTATCGGATGGTATTATCACGCATGTGGGACCGACTGAAGAGGTCCTCCGGCAAGTGGATGTCGGAGATTATCTGGAAGTAGACGCTTCCGGACGTGCGCTTCTGCCAGGGTTTGTGGATAGCCATACGCACTTCGTCTTCGGTGGTTACCGCGAGGAGGAGTTCTCTTGGCGGATGAAAGGAGACAGCTATATGTCGATCATGGAAAGGGGAGGCGGGATCGTCAATACGATGAATGCGACCCGGAACGCCAGCTATGATGACCTGTACGGCGATGCATACGACCGTCTCGACGCTATGATGGATATGGGCGTGACTACTGTCGAAGGAAAGAGTGGTTACGGTCTTGACTTGGCGACCGAGCTGATCCAGCTTCGTGTCATGAAGGAGTTGAACGACGAACACCCGTTGGATGTGGTCTCTACTTTCCTCGGTGCACATGCTGTCCCGCCGGAGTTTGCCGGGCGTACGGACGCATATGTCGATTACATAATAGAAGGAGTGTTGCCCCATGTGCGTGCAGAACATTCGGTAACCTTCTGCGATGTCTTTTGCGAACAAGGCGTTTTCTCGGTCGAACAAAGCGAACGTTTGTTGAAAGCAGCCCGCAGCCAGCGTTTCAAACTGAAACTTCATGCCGATGAGATCGTTTCTTTCGGAGGAGCCGAATTGGCAGCCCGCCTGAAAGCCGTGAGTGCCGACCATCTGTTGCATATCTCCGATACCGGCATCAAACGCCTGGCACGTTCGGGGACGATCGCGACTTTGCTTCCGCTTACCGCTTTCTCGCTAAATGAACCTTATGCTCCGGGACGCCGGATGATAGATGCCGGTTGCGCCGTGGCACTGGCTTCCGACCTGAACCCCGGTAGTTGCTTCTCCAGTTCGATCCCGTTGTTGTTCGCCCTGGCCTGCATCCAGATGAAACTTACTCCCGAAGAAGCCCTGACCGCCCTTACGATCAACGGAGCGGCAGCGTTAGGGCGGGAAAAGAAGGTCGGTAGCATCGATGTCGGAAAGAAGGCGGACTTGGTCTTGTTGAAATTCCCTTCTTATAAGTTCCTTCCTTATCATATAGGAATGAATATCGTGGACACGGTTATCAAAGACGGCGTGCTTTATATCGTTTGA
- a CDS encoding cyclodeaminase/cyclohydrolase family protein, with the protein MLVDLTIKGFLAETAGSAPVPGGGSISALNGAIATALTEMVANLTIGKKKYADVEGQMRTIATEAAIIRERLIRDIDRDSEAYDRVFAAFKLPKETEEEKAERSRVIQDATKQAAMVPMEVAEEIASVMETIIYVAHKGNRNAVTDACVAMMTARTCVLGALLNVRINLTSIKDEAFVKRMSEKADFLESEAIRIEKKLLDWTQEQLKVEN; encoded by the coding sequence ATGCTTGTAGATTTGACAATCAAAGGATTTCTTGCCGAAACGGCGGGTAGCGCGCCTGTTCCGGGGGGCGGAAGTATCTCGGCTCTGAACGGGGCTATTGCGACGGCACTTACCGAGATGGTGGCAAACCTGACGATCGGTAAGAAGAAATATGCCGATGTGGAAGGCCAGATGCGGACAATCGCGACGGAGGCAGCCATCATTCGTGAACGGCTGATCCGGGATATAGACCGCGATAGCGAAGCGTACGACCGTGTGTTTGCCGCCTTTAAACTCCCGAAGGAAACGGAGGAGGAAAAAGCCGAGCGCAGCCGGGTGATCCAGGATGCGACGAAACAGGCGGCTATGGTCCCGATGGAAGTGGCCGAAGAGATTGCCTCGGTGATGGAGACTATTATATATGTGGCGCATAAAGGGAACCGGAATGCCGTGACCGATGCCTGTGTGGCGATGATGACGGCCCGTACCTGTGTGTTAGGGGCTTTGCTGAATGTCCGTATCAATCTTACATCTATCAAGGATGAAGCGTTTGTCAAACGGATGTCGGAGAAAGCGGATTTCCTCGAATCCGAAGCGATCCGGATAGAGAAGAAGTTGCTGGATTGGACGCAGGAGCAATTGAAAGTTGAAAATTGA